Genomic DNA from Candidatus Nitrosopumilus koreensis AR1:
AATGCACCTGCAATTGCACCAATGCCACTCATGCCAGTCCCTTTCTTAGAAATTGTGTATGCAGTAATTGCAATTGATGTGTTTAGTGCAACCAAATATGATACGACTATTTGGAGAACCAGGTTTATTGGAATTATCTGCAATCCTACGTGGTCTGTAAGGTATATGATAATTTTTGGCATGTATCCAATGTCTCCACAACATGGGGCAACAAACCCTGATGGAATCTCTGCACCATAATGAAATGAAAAACTCACCTCTGGCTGATACACCAATGTTCCAGATACTAGAGAAAAGAATATTCCGTATCCCACAAATGTTGCAAGAAATATCTTTCTTGATTTTGTATTCCATGTGACTATTGCAATAATTGTTGAAAGATCTTTTCCGTTGCTTTCTGTTTTGCCTTTGTGATACCTGTACAGTCCAATTCCAATTGCACCAAATGATGCAAGCAATGTAATGTAAAACCCATAAGCTATTCTTTGAATGGAGTCAATTGCACTTGGTGTTAGCAACTCTGGGTCTTGATATCTTCCATAAATGACAAATAACAATGCGATTGTGACAAATCCTAAAACAATCAGTTTTTTGCCTTTGTTGATTGAATTTGTCTTCATGATCTTTTGCTTTTGCTATGAAATTAATTCCTATCTTAGCTGAGTCTGGGCACGAAAATGTATATGATTGCAATTATTTCCAGCCTTCCAAATATCATCAAAAATCCCAGGACAATCTTTGTTGCAGGATCCGTATCAAAGTCAATTACTCCTGCAGACAGTCCTCCTGTGGTAATTACCCCTGCTGCCTCAAAGAATGCATCTTCAAAAGGCACGTTCTCTGTTCCTGCAAGATGCAGTCCCGTAACTGCAGATATTATTGGAAACAAGGCTAAAATGATTAATGTTGATGTAATCTCTTTTTTTGCTTGAGTTGAAAGCTCTTTTCTTTTGATGCTGCTAAATAATGATCTGCAATTTTTTAGATGGAACAATCTAAAAATCTTCAGACCTCCTGCAGTTGAAAATCCACAACCACCAATAAACATCAAAATTATCAGAATCATCTGTCCAATTCCATTTAGTTCTGCCAAGCTTTCTAGTTGCAGTCCTGCAGTGGTGCTAGCTGATACAGAATAAAACGCACTTTCTAATGGCTCAAGCCCACTTATTCCAATAAACAAAATAGTTGCACTGCCTAATATTGCAAAATAAGTGAGAACCTCTTTTCCTAATTTTGGTGCAAGGAATTTTTTTCTGACAAATGCATAGTGGAATGTAAATGGCAATGCGCCAAGAATCATCGCACCTATCAAGATGACTTGTTCTTGCCAACCTAGATTCTCAATGATTGTAGATGACGGTACAAATCCTCCTGTTGCAAGAGTACTCATAGCTAACGAAAAGTCATCAAGCAGATTATCTTGTCCAAAGGAATACAGCAACATTGCAACTATTATGATATACACTGCAAAGATTACTGTAATAGTTGAGAAGAGCTCTTTCATGTGAAGTGTTCTGCCTGAAATAAAACCTCTCATGGATTGCAGTTTTGATTCTGGATAAAATGCCGTAATTACCAGGTAGATGAAACTCATTCCCCCTACAAGTTGCGTATAACTACGATAGAATGTAAAGCTCTGAGAGAGTTCTTCAGGTTCCTGGAATAATGATATTCCTCCTGTAGTAAAACCTGCAGCACTTGAAAAAAATGCATTTCCAAACACTTCGACACTTGATTCTTCACTGGGCAAGACATACAGATACGGTACTGTTCCAAACAGCGACAGCAAAAACAGGCTTGAGAATACCAGTATTGATGCCTGTTGGAGGTTCAGACTAGATTTTTCACCATATGAATTCAAAAAAAAGCCTGTAACTAACAATAACACGGTTGTAAGGTAAATTCCTGTAGCTGTTGTGGTATCCTCTAAAATTGTTGCAACAATTGCCGGCACCAGCAACAACACTCCTGCAAACTGTAAAACAAATCCAAGATTTCCGAGCACTGCTTTTACTGGTGGACTCAATACACGTGGTTCAGAAGCAGTTGCATCTCTGATCACATTTGCAATTGTTGCTTGGAAGATCATTCCAATGACTTCGTTCTTTTTTGATAAAACTGGTAATTTCCTGATGCCGTTATCTCTCATCTTGTGTAATGCATCTTGTAATGTGGATTTTTCGTTAATTGTGATAAGTGGTGTGCTCATTATGTCTTTTAGTTTTGTAGCTTCAGCATAGACTGTAGTGTCGCTAACTTTGCTTAGAATGTCTTCGTCTGTAACAATTCCTACTGGCATTCTGTCTTCGTCTGTAACAATAATGTCATCTGTTTCATAATGTCGTAGCATTCTAGCTGCTTCTCTTGTGAGTGTGTTCTGACTTAGAATAAGAACATCCTTGTCCATGTATTCTGTAACGTACTTGCTTAGAACATATGAGACTGCACGTTCTGGATTAGATGACATTAAGCTACCCTTAGTTAGGGATTTTAAATAATTTGGGGTTACGCTATAATATTGATCGTCTAAAAATAATTTACCTATCTTGAATTGCTATTTTGATCTCAAAAATTTGCTATCTTTATAAGCACTGGGAGTGGAGTTTATGCGTAAATGGATATCAATCAAGAACCAGAGCCTGACTATGACTCTGTAAAAATTGATTATGTCGGATTCGTTGATCCTTATGCCGTTGAAGGCATGGTTGTTCTAAAAGCAGATGACGGAAAAGAGTTCCATATGAGGGCCTTTTCTGGCGAGGTTGCAAAACACATCTCAAGCTTTGGCGATGATAAAGGAGGCGAAGCTGCACCTTCGATTTACAAAATGATTGAAGACATCTGTGAGGAAAACGAACTGGTTCTAGTCAAAGTCAAAATATATGAAAGCGGTGAGGTTCTCAGAGCAAATCTGTACTTTACTGGCAAAAAAGACCTTGTCTTGAGAAACTATCGTGCATCGGATGCCATGGCACTTGCTGCATATTACAACATTCCAATTCTAGTCAGAAAGAATCTGCTAAAAGAGAGCATGGAAGCTGAGACCTGAAATTAGAACGGTTTTTGTTCTAGTGGGGTTGTGATTTATTATGAATGAACAAGAACAACTGATGGATAATCTGCTAAATGTGGATCTTGAAATTATTGATGTAGTACGAGAACTCCATCAAGGAAATTGGGATTCAGACTCTCACAAACAACAAGTGGGAGATTTGCTAAAAATCCGAGATGAAATGGTTCAAAAACTAATGGCTGCAAAAGGCGATGATCATCAATGCGATTGCGGACATGATCACAGTCATCAATAATCATCAAAAAAATTATCTGGAAACATCTTCCTGATTTTGTCTAGTTCTTTTTGATACTTTTGAATTTTCAAATTTATCTCTATATTTTCAGATGAATTTTCCTTTTGCTTTTCTAGCGATTTTATCTGGTTTGATATTGTCTTGTACATTATAGAATATTCTGGAAATTTTTCTGGAAGTTTACCCATTGTCTAGTTCAAAATGAGATTAAATTTAGTAAATAAAAAAGAATTGAGAGTTAATCTCAGCTTCTAGATGGGAATATGCCTGATGTGCATACAATGTATGAGACATCGTCAGGACCGCTACCTGCACCATTTGGTTCAACAGCTCTGAGGTCTGGTAATGCAAATGTTGTTCTACCATCACCGCCATATGTTGTTCCAAAGATGCTAAACAATGCAGCGTTCTCAGCAATTGGAAGTAATTGTCCTTCAGCACCCATGAATCCACGTGGAGCAAATGTTCCAGCAAATAGTTTTACTTCGCCAAGAAGACATTCTACAGAAGTAGTTCCGGGACTTCCTCCAATATCTCGTGAGCTACCTAGTTGAGGGTTTGTCTCATTTGTTGCACAAATTAGAGTACCATCTGATGCAATTCCAGTTACAACATCACCTACGCCACAAGAACTTCCTCGAAGATCCATAGATAGAATCTCAGTATCAATTCTTGAAATATCTGCATCATGAACTGAAACTTCTGTAAACACATCAAAGAATGAGTCTATCTGAGATTGTTGTTCAGCATCTCGAAGGTCTAGAGAAACAATTTCAGTTTCTATTGTATCAATTTGGCTCTGAAGACTTCCCTTTGGTAATGGTATTTGAGAAACACCATCTTCACCAGATGAACCGATATTGCTAACTGTCAGTCTTTCAGAATTTTGTAATGCTACTATCTCTGTCTGAACTGAGTCAATGTCTGCATCATGAACTGAGATTTCTGTAAACACATCAAAGAATGAATCTACTACGTGTTCTCCAGTTCCAGGATCAACGAAAATATCAAAGAAACTGTCTGGAGCTTCATAGATTTCATAGAACACATCAAAGAAACTGTCTCCTCTAGGATCTGGTTCTACATCATCTAGTCGTTGTTCTAAATCTTGTATCTGTGTTTCAAGTTCTTGGAATGGTTGCCCTTTCTCAGCACCATTTGCAGCGTATGCCATTGTTCCGATCATCATAGAACCTGCAACAAATGCAAATGCCACAAGTCCTGCAATAATTGTCTTATCTGTCATTGCCGATATGATGTTAGGATGTTAATTAAGCTAGATGTTGTGCAAACAATGTTACAAATTCCTAAAAATTTCATTTGAATTGAGAGGAACTGTGGATAAATTATCTAGGCAGTTGCAGAATTTAGAAAAGTGGATGGAATCTAATTTACATTAATGATTCCTTGTTTAATCAAAAATTGAATTCCTGATACAAATGCTTCATCATCAATTTCTCCCGAGGCCCACCACCTTGCATTATTTTTAACCCATTCAGGTACCATCGTTGTGGATGACTCAGTTTGTGATGATGCTAAATCAGGAATTAGTAGAATTTTTGTTTTATCAAATATTCTATAGTTTTGAGAAATTCAGTTTGAGAAATTGCATCGTTTCCCCACCACCTTGCATTATTTTTAACCCATTCAGGGATTTCTAATTTAATTGATGAATTTTCTACTTCAACATATGACACATTTTCCTTTTGTGTTAATTTGCTTGAGATGATTGCAGCCTCTAATGCAGTTTGAATTGCACCATTATCGGAGTATAATTCATTATCACTAAGTTTTGATTTTGCTTGATTAACTAGTGATTCTATTTTTGTTAGTGAATTTTTTGTTGATATTGGTAAGTTGTTAATGTCTTTGCCGTCTTTTTCCATCATGATCATTGAATTATAGACATTGATCTTTGCCGTTTTGATTAGATACAATGCAACCCCTCTAGAGTAATTATCTTTATCAAATTGTGTGAAAAATGTGTCTGCAATGCCACATCCTCGAACATCTTCATATTCTACAAGATAATCATACCATGCACCACATCCTTGAATTGGTTGATTATATCCCATAACTCCCCAATACCATTTTTTGAAATAATCAAAAGTTTTGAATTCACCAGAATTATCATATCCCATAAATGGATGCATAAAGCTTAACGTGTGACCAACTTCATGCAATACAAGATCTGTAACACTTGATTTTTTTTCAAATACGTTATAATCGGTAGTTACCCCGAGGGCACAACAGGGTTGTCTAGGATCATCAGGATGAGCTGGTGCTATTCCTAACCCTCCATATTCTCCAACGTACAGATTATCATTTGATGATGCGACTACTACCACTACAGGAATAGTCCATTTTGACTCTTGAACATCCTTGAAATCCTTAAACTTACTACTGCTCTTAGTTGTTGCCCATTCTGACAATGCTTTTTTTAGTTTTCATCATCAATAATAGAAACAGTACCCAATTCTGGAAAATCCTTAAAGATTGGAACTACGGTTTTTGATTTGATAACTTCTTGAACTGATTTTGATAATTCTTTATCATTAACATCGTAAACAGAGAGATTAACTGACCAGTTTGAATAAGGTGCCAATTCTTCTAACTGTTCTTTGATTTTGATTTCATCAAAATATTCCGATGTTAATGCAGGGATATCTACTAGACCTCCATCTGCTATGAGTAAGATATCTACAATGTAATCTGATTTGTATGTTGGCTCATAAAGATATGATGGTGTAATTATCATTGCAGTAGAATTGTTGACATAATCTGAAATTAATTGTGCATGTCTTTGTGTAGTGTGTATGTCATGTAGATTTATCATATCATTTTGCCATTTTTTATCATAACCGAAATCATCTTCAAAATCATTATCAAAGAAACCTTGAGTTGGATGCCATGGAACAGAATACAAATCAAAGAAGTAAAAATTATGTTTGCCACCAAATCCCATCATTCCAACTGCATCATGATATCTGTTAGTTGATGTATCCTTTCTGTTCAAACCATAAGTGTGTAAGAAATCAATATCGTCCATGTCTCCTGAAAGGAATACTAAGTTTGCTGATGAAGGATCAGAGAACTGGCTGTTAGGAGATATGATGTTTTTGTGTATGTATGATTCCATTTTTTCAGCATCCATTATCTTAAAGTCTACAGTATAGACATCATGTTTTATCCATTCTGTATGGTTCGCCTGAATCCAGGGACCAAATCCCCATGGATTGTCAAAATCCGACTCTCCATAGAATGTATTTTTCCAAGGTTTTGATTCTGATTTTATATAATTAAACAAAGAATTTGATTCTGATTCTGATACGGATATAAAATTAAAGTTGTAATTGTATGTAATTCCTGCACGATTTAATTCAGAATGGATAAATGGAGAGTATTTTTTATTGAGATTCTTTTCAATCATTTGTTTTAGTTCAGATGGCCATTCATCTCCAACTAGAATCAAATTGATATCTAATGACTGAGTTACAACAAGTTCGTCAGGCTGATATTTGTCTGCTTTTAGAGTCAATGGTGTATCCCCAAACATTTCAGTATCTGCCCAAAAATCAGGGGTTGTTGAAAATCCGTTATTTGGAATTCTTATTGACTTGAGATCAAAACCAGTATTGTCAATCTGCTCTATTGCAAATCTAAAGTTTTCAGAGACATTATCGATGTAGAGAAATGCCTTGTACCCATCACTTCTCTGAACAATCCTTCCATCTCCATAATGTTTTTCATTTGTTTTCCATCCCCCACTAGTTGTATACTCTCGTGCACCGATATTTGATGTGCCAATGGCATATGAAATATCATTTTGATCTAATTTATCTATTGAATCTCCTTGTCTGTCAACAAAAATTTGAACTTGATCATAACCTGAATTAGATGGATCATTAACTTCTATCAAAAAAGCAGCAGATTTTGAGGATTTGTCATATGTCAAATAGAAATAACATTCATCAGTTTTTTTTGGCAGTGAAATGTTTTCACCTATGGCAAAATATGTAAAATCTTTAGGGCCATCAACTCCAAACTCAACTTCTGCTTTGAATATATTCTTGGGTGATTTTTGTAATTGCTCAACCCTATTCAAATCCAATAGAAAAGACATTTCTCCACTGCTAGGCGCAGTAGTAAATTTTTCTTCAACGATGTTTGAATCAACATCGTAAATGACAAGTTTTAGACGTTCTCCGTCAGTATCTGTTTTTATGGAAACGTCTACTGATACAACATCATTTAGGGAATAGAGTTGTTGTTTTGTGCTTACAGACACCGTATTATCGGCACATGAAAACGGATTTCTCTGCAAATTCTCTGTTAATACATCAAAAGGTTTGAAAAGAAAATCATCGACTACAATTTTTCCAGAATTAACTTTGATTGGTTGGGTTTCAACATTTGTAATGGGAATAATTTTACCTCTGGACCACACATCTGGAAAGTAATAGAATTCACTTTTTACCAATTTTCCATCTTCATCACTTTCTGTAATGTCAACATAGTCGAAAAAAACCACATATCCATTATCTACCGTAGGTTTTGGTATGTCAACAAAAAATTTGACATATAATCCAAATCCGTTTTCAGTTTGTTTAACTTCTACCGCTCCCCCATCACATCCAGAATATGCTCCTGCCCAAAATTCTGAAAATTTCTCAAATGGGAAAACACATGAATTCCCATTTCTTTCAGCATAAATGAAATATGCTTTATTTTTTTCTGCTTCAAATGACATTAGAAAGTAATCTGAATTAAACGGACGGTAGTATTCTAATCGTTCATCTGTACTATCTTCAATATAGATAAGTAATCTTGGGCTTTTTGATTTGTCATAAAAATAATAACTGTCAATTCTTTCTCCGTTGTCTCTAACCAAAGAATACGGATTAAAATCTCCTACAAGATCACTTTGGCTAAATTTTTTAAAATCATTAATTGTTGGCGCTTCATTTATTGAGTAAATTGGGATTACTGGAGTGAATATTGCATCTGCGTCAATAACTTGGATTAGCAAAACAAACATCAAAGCTGAAATAACAAAGTATGAAATTCTCAAGTATTTTTTTCAAGTATGATGAATAATTAAATCTGATCTAAATTATTGCATTAATTTTTAGTTAAAGTGTCTAAATTAAATATCCATCTTACTAATACTCGTTATGAGGATTGCAATATTTCTTGCATTTGTGGTTGCATTTGGTGCTAGTATGGCATATGCTGAACCAGTTTCAACAGAAATTCCATCTGGAGAAAAAACACACTATGTTGATGAACAAATAATGATTGTGGCTGACATTTCAAATAACCAAGACGTACCTCAAAACTTTGCATACATTACACAAGTAAAAAATGATCAAGACATTGTCATTTCATTGTCTTGGTTAACTGGTTCACTATCTCCAAGACAATCATTTTCTCCTGCACAATCATGGGTTCCTGCTTCTACTGGAACATATCACATACAGGTTTTTGTTTGGGAAAGCATCGATAATCCCGAAGCACTGTCTCCTCCACTTTCAATGACTGTAAATGTCAATGAAAGATTTTCTTGATTTAAAATTCTGCTTCATAATTCGGCAAACTCATCATCTCTCAGTGATAGCTTAGTTGTCGGTTAATCATCAGCAAACTATGTTGTCTTGTATAGTATATTATCATTGACGTATCAGAACCTTTTTGATACAAGGACTTGTTTCTTAAACATGGCAAATTTTGAAAAACTCTACAAAAGAGTTGCATCGCAGGTAATTGAGCGATGCCATGGTGCAATCAAAATAAAAAAGAAAGGAAAAATTATTCAGGTTTACGACCCAAAACGCCACATGTGGAGTATCGGATTGGCAGGATTGGTAATCAAAGAAGAGTGCAAACTTGCAAATCTACGGGACTGGGAGGTTGCAAATGTCCGACACTATGTAATTGAAGACTTGCTCTCAAAACCAGACGGCTAGTATGTTACTTTTCTAATCAGGTGGGGCTCTTTTAGCATAATTGTATCGTCTTTTCGGGATGACAGTTCTACTTGTTTGAGATTGAGATTTGTTACTATGATTAATGCCTCACAGCGAGTGCAAAGAATGGTTCTTCCATCAGACCTCTCCTCTCTGATGATGTCTTTTTCCAATCTGTCTTCTTTTTGGCATGTTGGGCACAGTTTGGGCTCTTTTGCAATGGTGATTATCTCTTTTACAAAGATGGTCTTGCCCATGTTGTACTGTTTTTGGGCTGATCAAAAAAGAGTTTGTATTGTTAATTGGCATCAGCAATTCTGTTTTGAGCGTCAAACCGTTTAATCGCCCAAAATTAGAATGAATGGTATTCAATGTATTTCCAATCTAACCAATTAACAATATCTGTAGTATTTTTTTGAAAATATGTTTTTTCATTTAGATGTATCAAAAATTTATAATAATATTGGATCATTATTGTAAAATTTCATGCTAAATATTAAATACTAAAATTTCCTATAGTGATTGATGTCGTTAGTTATAAAATCTAACGAATAAACCGCGTAGCCCCGCAGAACAATAAAGGCACTCAGGCGTTTTGACGACCTGACCATGAGAGGGAATCTCTCAAAGTTCTGCAGTTAGGGGGTTGCGCCTTTTTCATTTCTAAAAGTTCAGTTCATTCATTCTTAAATACGCGTTGAAATATTTTTGATATGACGAACCATTATGCATCAATTATTAGATATGGATAAAAAAATAGTTTTGCCGTTATTGTTTGGCTTTTTCATTTTATCTGTTGGATTCATTTACCCTGCATATGCAATAGAAAAACCAGACATTATAGTATCTCATACTGAAATTGATTTTGGTGACGTAGTAGTTGGGGAATCAAGTTCTGAATCTTTTTTTTCAATTGCTAATCTTAATGGACCAGAAACCGTAACTCTTAATTTTTCTATTTCACTTGATGATGCGACTAACTTTACTATTGCCTCAAATTCCTGTGGAGCAAGTTTACTTCCAGGAGAATCCTGCGTTGTGGGCTTGATCTTTACACCAATTTCAGATGGTGCAAAGCACTCATCTGTAGCAATCCTTTCAGACGATCATGAAACCTCTGTCATACTAATTGATTTGTTTGGAACTGGAATTTCTGATAATGCAGTTGATTCGGACGGTGATGGGGTACCTGATGTTGACGATGTCTGCGAAGGATTTGATGACACTGTAGATACGGATAGTGATGGAATACCTGATGGGTGTGATATAGAAGTCGTTCCTCTAAGTTGTGGTGGTGGAACAATTCAACAAGGAAATGAGTGTGTGGTGGATCCTGCATTAACTCAACAAGTAAGTAACTTAGAAGACACTCTAGAGGAAAAAAATCAAGAAATAACTACTCTTAATGGTATTATTGATGCTCTAGAACAAACTATTGCAGATCTTACTGCTCAACTAGAAGATGCATTACAAATTATTGCTGATTTGGAAGATGGTATGCCGTGGAATAATAACAACGCCAATGAGAATGCATCGCCTGGCCCTATAGGAAAGAAACCTTAGATAATTAATTCATGCTTTAGACATAACAGAATCGTTCATGGTATGCAGAAACAATATTGTGATTAGATTTTTAATTTTTTGAATTTTATCTAAAATCTCTTATGTGACGATTTCATCTAGTCTGTCTTCTTCCTGTGCACGTTTTATCTCCATTGCAATTCTTCTTCCAACGCCAAATGTTTTTCCGTACTGGTATTTTGTGTACGGACTAGTAGTTGCAACGATTGGGTTTCCTGGAACTCGCAATGACACGTCATAGACAATCAACTCCAAATCTTTTGTAATTACGCTTTGCAGTGAAAATGGCCCAATTATTCCTGGGGCATATTCTTTTTTTACTGCATTGACAAACTTGTCTCCCATCTTAAACACCTTTTCTAATAGCGACTCTCTGATGCTTGCAG
This window encodes:
- a CDS encoding choice-of-anchor D domain-containing protein, whose product is MHQLLDMDKKIVLPLLFGFFILSVGFIYPAYAIEKPDIIVSHTEIDFGDVVVGESSSESFFSIANLNGPETVTLNFSISLDDATNFTIASNSCGASLLPGESCVVGLIFTPISDGAKHSSVAILSDDHETSVILIDLFGTGISDNAVDSDGDGVPDVDDVCEGFDDTVDTDSDGIPDGCDIEVVPLSCGGGTIQQGNECVVDPALTQQVSNLEDTLEEKNQEITTLNGIIDALEQTIADLTAQLEDALQIIADLEDGMPWNNNNANENASPGPIGKKP
- a CDS encoding potassium transporter TrkG, with the translated sequence MSSNPERAVSYVLSKYVTEYMDKDVLILSQNTLTREAARMLRHYETDDIIVTDEDRMPVGIVTDEDILSKVSDTTVYAEATKLKDIMSTPLITINEKSTLQDALHKMRDNGIRKLPVLSKKNEVIGMIFQATIANVIRDATASEPRVLSPPVKAVLGNLGFVLQFAGVLLLVPAIVATILEDTTTATGIYLTTVLLLVTGFFLNSYGEKSSLNLQQASILVFSSLFLLSLFGTVPYLYVLPSEESSVEVFGNAFFSSAAGFTTGGISLFQEPEELSQSFTFYRSYTQLVGGMSFIYLVITAFYPESKLQSMRGFISGRTLHMKELFSTITVIFAVYIIIVAMLLYSFGQDNLLDDFSLAMSTLATGGFVPSSTIIENLGWQEQVILIGAMILGALPFTFHYAFVRKKFLAPKLGKEVLTYFAILGSATILFIGISGLEPLESAFYSVSASTTAGLQLESLAELNGIGQMILIILMFIGGCGFSTAGGLKIFRLFHLKNCRSLFSSIKRKELSTQAKKEITSTLIILALFPIISAVTGLHLAGTENVPFEDAFFEAAGVITTGGLSAGVIDFDTDPATKIVLGFLMIFGRLEIIAIIYIFVPRLS
- a CDS encoding bifunctional nuclease family protein, whose amino-acid sequence is MDINQEPEPDYDSVKIDYVGFVDPYAVEGMVVLKADDGKEFHMRAFSGEVAKHISSFGDDKGGEAAPSIYKMIEDICEENELVLVKVKIYESGEVLRANLYFTGKKDLVLRNYRASDAMALAAYYNIPILVRKNLLKESMEAET
- a CDS encoding phage tail protein codes for the protein MTDKTIIAGLVAFAFVAGSMMIGTMAYAANGAEKGQPFQELETQIQDLEQRLDDVEPDPRGDSFFDVFYEIYEAPDSFFDIFVDPGTGEHVVDSFFDVFTEISVHDADIDSVQTEIVALQNSERLTVSNIGSSGEDGVSQIPLPKGSLQSQIDTIETEIVSLDLRDAEQQSQIDSFFDVFTEVSVHDADISRIDTEILSMDLRGSSCGVGDVVTGIASDGTLICATNETNPQLGSSRDIGGSPGTTSVECLLGEVKLFAGTFAPRGFMGAEGQLLPIAENAALFSIFGTTYGGDGRTTFALPDLRAVEPNGAGSGPDDVSYIVCTSGIFPSRS